Below is a window of Desmonostoc muscorum LEGE 12446 DNA.
TTTACTCGAACGTTTTGCTAATTCAGCGAGTCCCAACAGTGGCGAGAGTAAAACGATGCGGTCTTTTTGAGTTGTAAACGCCTCTGCACCGTCAATGGTGGTTTGCAGAACTTTGAGTTTTTGGAAAACAATGTCCTCGTGCAAATCCCTATCTTCAGTCAGCTGGTCGAGTTCTCTTTCACCACCCTCACTTTCCAAGGGTAGTTGATCGAAGCGACCCACACCGACAAGAATTAAATCTTTCAGGTCTTGTCCTGGTCGCTGCTGCTGCATCATGGTAAAGATTTTATTAGCGCGATCGCTTCCTGGAGATTTGCCATTTAGCAGTACTAAAATTGTCTGTACTTCTGCCAATTCCCGCAATGACAAAAAGGTATCCCTAGCGCCCGAATTAGCAGCCCCCAATCCCGGAAAATCGATCAGAATAAATTTAGCAGCACCCGCAACATCCCAAATTTCCCGTGAGATTTTGACATCAATATCTACGCGGCGAATCAGTGGAAAGCTGTTTTGTAATAATTTCGTTGGTAGCCTCTGGGGTGGACTCGGTAATCGGATATGCGCTGGTGGTAAATCTTCAAATTTGAGAGTTTGGATGGCCATTGGCTGTTCCACTAGCTGTAACCCTTCGCGGGCAGTGGTAGCATCAATTTGGTAGCGCCCACCACACATTACTTCCCCATAAGCTTGATAAGCCCGTAGGAATAATACTAACTCTCTCAGTAAATACCGTAAATCTAAATTGTTAGAACTATTCCATGCTTCTTCACACCAGCCAATAATATCTTTGCCAGAATTGAGCTTGGACACTGGTATGGGAGGAAGTCCCGCTGCTGTTGTCCGTTTATTGGCTTCCCCCAACATGAACCGCAGACACTCGTGTACCCCTTCATGGGAAAGATATTCTACAGTAAAATTACTCAGTTGTGTAGTTGCAAAGTCATCCTGGGGTATAATGTGGAGGGCAGTAACATTACCTGTAGTCGGGTTTTCACTGACTGGCAAAGCATCTGCATATCCAATCAAGCTGCCTAAAAGTAAAGTTTTGCCGCTACTGAATTCCCCCATCACACCAATTTTCACAGGCGAAGTTGCAAGATCTACAGTTTTTTCGGCAGCTTCCCGCAAACGACGGAGACAATCATCAAGGCTAGCCGGAACCCAATCTTCTTGTTTTGAAGGGTATTCAGGTACAGAATCTATCTTCCGGAGGATGAATTCACCGTACTCTTTAAAACTAGCCAGTTTGTCTGGTTCCATAGAGTAGTTTCCGCCTAACATAAATTTCTCTGAGCTTTATAACATATAAAATGCGATCGCCAGGGATCTATACAACAGACCGGGCATTTGTCAACAAAGGGGAGTGGGGAATCGGGAGTCGGGAGTCGGGGATACAGCATTGGTCGAGGCTTGAAACCCCCACCAATGCTATCGCCAAACATTGGCGGGGCTTGTGACCCACATGTTGGGGCTATCTCTTTCCCTACTCCCGACTCCCGCCCCAACGGGGCTTGGTCATTAGTTATTTTCCGCGTCCCCCATAATCCGCCAAGACAATTTTGAAAAATCCGGCTTTGCTAGGAAAAATAAATATTGATTTGGTATGAAAATCTTGGAAATTGTGAATTTTCGATGAAGACATCATCACCTCATATAGCAGTTGTAAATAATTCGTGAAAAGTTAGATCCCCGACTTCTTTAAGAAGTCGGGGATCTAAACACAGCGAAGCTAATTTAGATTTTCAGCCATTAAATTACATAATCAGTATGAATTTATCGATGATTTCAACGCTCAAGGCTGCTTAAGTAATTTTACTGAAGCTGATGAATTTTTAATTTTAGTAAAAATGGTGAAGTTCATCTTAATCAAAACTTCAGCATTTTCCTAATTTATTTACATAAAAAGAGGAATTAATGTATATAGAAAAAGAAATAAAGTATTAAGATCGTGAGCAGGTTGAGATAAAAATATTATACACATTTTTTAACAAATCTAATTTTAGAGACTTTACTTCAATAATTTAGGCAGAGCAGGCAGGTAAAAGTGTTTTCTAGAAGGGTGCAAAGCTACATTAACCAAATCAATCTTGAAAAAGAAAAGATACAACAAGATGAGAAACTATTTAACCAACAGGGTCAATTCACAGAAAAAAAGCAGGCGAGGGAATTAACAAAAGTACTAAAGCGACTGCAAGCAGAAACTGCAAAACGTCAAGCTGTTGAAGCAGATCTGCGCCAAAAAACATCAGAGTTTGCAGCCATTTTGCAAGTAATTCCTGATTTTTACTTTCGTCTTGATGCTGATGGAACTATCCTGGATTATCGGCCAGGAAAAATGCCAAGTCTGTATATTGCACAAGGAGTTGAACAGGGTAAGAGTTTGCGAGAATGCCTACCGACTGCCGTAGGCGATCGCTTCTACCAAGCAATCACTCAAGTACTTGCAACTCAATCTGAAGTTAGTTTTGAATATAGCTTACCGCTAGCACAAGGAAATGGTAACTTTGAGGCTAGATTATTACCATTACCAAAGCAGCAAATTATAGTTCTTGTCCGCGAAAACGAGGATAAAGTACAAGCAGCATTGGCCAAAAGCGATGCCCAATTTTGCACCATTGTTGAAAACGCCAATAACATTCTTTTTGCACTGACGGTTGAAGGGATATTTTCCTACGTTTCTCCAAACTTGACTGATATTTTAGGGCATGAGGTTGGCGAGGTGGAAGGCAAATCCTTTACTGTATTTGTACATCCTGACGATGTACCTATGTGTGCAAATTATTTGCAAAGAGTTGTGACAACAGGCGAAAAACAAGACCCTATTGAATATCGGGTAAAACACAAAAATGGCAGTTGGCGATGGCATACAAGCAACTCATCTGCTAATAGAGACGCCAATGGCAATGTTTTGAACTTCGTTGGTATTTGCTATGACACCACCGATCGCAAACAAGCAGAAGTCGCACTTAGAGAAAGCGTCCGGCGGGAAACATTACTCAATCGTCTTTCTAGCCAAATTCGAGCTTCCTTGGATCTCAATTACATTGTGGAAACCGCAGTTCAGGAGATTCGCAACTTATTCCAAATAGATCGGTGTGCCTTCTTTTGGTATCGACAAAACGCTGAAGTACCCTACTGGGAAAGAGTATATGAAGCTAAAAGTTCGCTTTTACCCTATCTGCTGAACGACCAAATAACGAATGCAGAAATCGAACTCATCGCCAACAAAACTTTGAACAGAGAAATCATCCGCATCGATGATTTTAACACTCTAGCCTATGGCACTACACGGGAGTTTTTGAAGGATTTCGGCTTCACTGCTTTTATGTCGCTGCCCGTACACACCCAATCCGGGGAAATTGGCGCCTTTAGCTGTGGTTATTGTAATGGCTTTCGGCCTTGGCTAGACAATGAAGTAGAATTACTCCAAGCAGTTACAGACCAAATAGCGATCGCCATTGACCAAGCTAAACTTTATACCCAAAGTCGCATCGCCGCCCAAACTGCCCAAGACAAAGCCCAGCAACTAGAAGCAGCACTGCTAGAACTTCAACAAACCCAAACCCAACTGATTCAAAC
It encodes the following:
- a CDS encoding PAS domain-containing sensor histidine kinase, translating into MFSRRVQSYINQINLEKEKIQQDEKLFNQQGQFTEKKQARELTKVLKRLQAETAKRQAVEADLRQKTSEFAAILQVIPDFYFRLDADGTILDYRPGKMPSLYIAQGVEQGKSLRECLPTAVGDRFYQAITQVLATQSEVSFEYSLPLAQGNGNFEARLLPLPKQQIIVLVRENEDKVQAALAKSDAQFCTIVENANNILFALTVEGIFSYVSPNLTDILGHEVGEVEGKSFTVFVHPDDVPMCANYLQRVVTTGEKQDPIEYRVKHKNGSWRWHTSNSSANRDANGNVLNFVGICYDTTDRKQAEVALRESVRRETLLNRLSSQIRASLDLNYIVETAVQEIRNLFQIDRCAFFWYRQNAEVPYWERVYEAKSSLLPYLLNDQITNAEIELIANKTLNREIIRIDDFNTLAYGTTREFLKDFGFTAFMSLPVHTQSGEIGAFSCGYCNGFRPWLDNEVELLQAVTDQIAIAIDQAKLYTQSRIAAQTAQDKAQQLEAALLELQQTQTQLIQTEKMSSLGQLVAGIAHEINNPVNFIYGNISHASEYIQDLLHLIELYQQHYCPQTPEIHEQIYAIDLDFLKQDLPKILNSINMGAERIRQIVLSLRNFSRLDEDGMKAVDIHEGLDNTLLILQSRLKAKPGYPEIQVVKDYGNLPAVVCHAGQMNQVFMNLLTNAIDALEEGVGSREWGDQGDAGNKPMPNAQCPMPKIRIRTLIEKNCVIIRIADNGLGMTEEVRKRLFDPFFTTKPVGKGTGMGLSISYQIVVKKHSGQLECISAPGQGAEFAIVIPLKQ